A stretch of Spirosoma oryzicola DNA encodes these proteins:
- a CDS encoding YheT family hydrolase, whose translation MPLIAPSSYQPPARLWNGHLQTIIPSLFRKVTVSYNRERIETPDDDFLDLDWSGEQSNWDAVLESDVARSKPLVILSHGLEGSSTSQYLAGMVSHLTKQGFDCLAWHYRSCSGEMNRQQRFYHIGETGDLHFIIQYALSKGYQTIYLMGFSAGGNVTLKYLGEQGKSLHPAIRKAVVFSVPVDLLGSAHRLEQWDSLVYNYRFNRTLKRKVLQKAAVMPGVFPTERIEKVRTIREFDDLFTAPQNGFRDVTDYYTRSSSLQFIPGIAVPTLIVNAKNDPFLSPECFPEQLARELPTVWMEFPEQGGHCGFPPRTGGINGTYWSEERAASFLLESNLTQPYVD comes from the coding sequence ATGCCGCTGATTGCGCCGTCGAGTTACCAGCCGCCTGCCCGTTTGTGGAATGGGCACCTGCAAACCATCATTCCCTCGCTTTTTCGCAAGGTTACGGTTTCCTACAACCGCGAACGGATCGAAACGCCCGATGATGATTTTCTAGATCTGGACTGGAGTGGAGAACAAAGTAATTGGGACGCCGTGCTGGAAAGCGACGTAGCGCGTTCCAAACCGCTGGTTATCCTCTCTCACGGACTGGAAGGCAGCTCAACGAGTCAGTATCTGGCTGGAATGGTTAGTCACTTAACCAAACAGGGTTTCGACTGTCTGGCCTGGCATTACCGCTCGTGCAGTGGCGAAATGAACCGCCAGCAGCGTTTCTACCACATCGGCGAAACGGGTGATCTTCACTTCATCATTCAATACGCGCTCTCGAAAGGCTATCAGACCATTTACCTGATGGGTTTCAGCGCCGGGGGGAACGTAACCTTAAAATACCTCGGCGAACAGGGCAAATCACTTCATCCAGCGATTCGGAAAGCGGTGGTGTTTTCGGTACCGGTTGATCTGCTTGGGTCGGCCCACCGGCTCGAACAGTGGGACAGCCTGGTGTATAATTACCGATTCAACCGAACGCTAAAACGAAAGGTATTGCAAAAAGCTGCGGTCATGCCGGGGGTGTTTCCAACGGAACGAATCGAGAAAGTGCGAACGATTCGGGAGTTTGACGATTTGTTTACCGCTCCGCAGAATGGTTTTCGCGACGTAACCGATTACTACACACGGAGCAGCTCGTTGCAATTCATACCGGGCATCGCCGTTCCAACGCTGATTGTCAATGCGAAAAATGACCCGTTTTTGTCGCCGGAATGCTTTCCCGAGCAGCTGGCGCGGGAACTACCCACCGTATGGATGGAGTTTCCGGAGCAAGGCGGTCATTGCGGGTTTCCACCGCGAACCGGTGGCATCAACGGTACCTACTGGTCCGAAGAACGGGCGGCATCGTTTTTACTAGAATCTAATTTGACACAACCATACGTAGATTAA